The following coding sequences are from one Rissa tridactyla isolate bRisTri1 chromosome 14, bRisTri1.patW.cur.20221130, whole genome shotgun sequence window:
- the GPSM1 gene encoding G-protein-signaling modulator 1 isoform X3, with protein MDDQRCPLEECPSEAAEAAATPVPALEERISQSSLMASPQTEEFFDLIASSQSRRLDDQRANVGNLPGLRITHNNLGHLRVEGDAQEPGDEFFNMLMKCQSSRIDDQRCAPPDSIPRGPTMPDEDFFSLIQRVQAKRMDEQRVDLASAQEEAAEEQQKPGSS; from the exons ATGGATGATCAGCGCTGCCCCTTGGAAGAATGCCCATCGgaggctgcagaggcagctgccacGCCGGTCCCTGCCTTGGAAGAACGGATAT CACAGTCCTCCCTAATGGCATCTCCGCAGACGGAGGAGTTCTTCGATCTCATCGCCAGCTCCCAGAGCAGACGGCTGGATGACCAGCGGGCCAACGTGGGCAACCTGCCAGGCCTCCGGATAACACACAACAACCTGGGGCACCTGCGTGTGGAGGGGGACGCCCAGGAGCCCGGGGATGAGTTCTTCAACATGCTCATGAAGTGTCAG TCCTCCAGAATAGACGACCAGCGCTGTGCACCACCAGACTCCATTCCCCGTGGCCCTACGATGCCAGACGAAGACTTTTTCAGCCTCATCCAGCGCGTCCAGGCCAAACGCATGGACGAGCAGCGAGTAGATTTGGCCtcagcccaggaggaggcagcagaggagcagcagaagccTGGTTCCAGCTAA